In a genomic window of Primulina huaijiensis isolate GDHJ02 chromosome 10, ASM1229523v2, whole genome shotgun sequence:
- the LOC140986614 gene encoding uncharacterized protein, with translation MNANTAVALTDGATHRIEKPHDEWTTEDKRQANSDNVSKEILYKSLDKNTFSKIKLCKSAKKIWKMLIQLCEGNEQTKENKISVVVQKFDNIKMKAGESMKEFDERVSSIVNELNTLRKVHSSNEIALKVMCGLPKE, from the coding sequence ATGAATGCAAATACTGCAGTGGCTCTAACTGACGGAGCAACTCATCGCATCGAGAAGCCACACGATGAGTGGACAACAGAAGATAAAAGGCAGGCAAACTCAGACAATGTTTCCAAGGAAATTCTTTACAAGTCGCTAGATAAGAACACTTTCAGCAAGATCAAATTGTGTAAATCTgccaaaaaaatttggaagatgcTTATCCAGTTATGTGAAGGCAACGAGCAAACCAAGGAGAATAAAATTTCAGTTGTCGTACAAAAATTCGATAATATCAAGATGAAGGCTGGAGAATCAATGAAAGAGTTTGATGAAAGAGTGAGCAGCATCGTAAATGAACTAAATACACTAAGAAAAGTGCATTCAAGTAATGAAATTGCTCTAAAGGTGATGTGTGGccttcccaaagaatga